A DNA window from Tachysurus vachellii isolate PV-2020 chromosome 20, HZAU_Pvac_v1, whole genome shotgun sequence contains the following coding sequences:
- the sytl2a gene encoding synaptotagmin-like protein 2 isoform X4, whose amino-acid sequence MDLSYLTEEEQEMILSVLKRDAELKHKEEQRIKKLQKTERDKQKLKYLTGEWFYETKSSRHRDKTHGSDIVRASMSRRKPVTIKELTQIWPRTSSFLKSESKDIFIPPELSGLIGEPSTTAHDNRDDHYQVAEYKTSAHPQAKPRPNPFNSRPVGLESHVKTEGYLQTGVPQIPGNMQKVPANQQSTEESLLVWAKPKRTSQIPAEGGSEAPSPVRTAQKQTIRPLSISKSLEDLATLPSKDERWKNEQRSGIIHTVEEAPDSLSIAVLDPEQSKRLSVSVPAFTHEQDNSKESDCLSVNSFYSERQRKSSTNTNASASSGLASMSPVSGSVTNIYSTDFGHVEVKGTIQFAINYVNKLGELHIFIVQCRDLAAAEPKRNRSDPYVKCYLLPDKAKLGKRKTSVKKKTLNPTYNEILRYKIPLESLKVHTLNISVWHNDMFGRNSFLGEVNVDLSEWDNNTHMMDRTLKGRTVTPFSPKHVNLDMDVCGDMRISLRFLLKTSEGDKTPRTGEIQVWVKECTKLQSVRRSMDPFVKCSILPVSHEKKRQKTRVVKRTANPVFNHTMVYEGLRPEDLRETCVELTVWDHDRLSNHFIGGTRLNLGTGKSHNTDVKWMDSNAAESALWRRMIESTNEWVEETLPLRMLIMAR is encoded by the exons ATGGATTTGAGCTACTTGACTGAGGAGGAGCAGGAGATGATCCTGTCCGTTCTGAAGAGAGATGCTGAGCTGAAACATAAAGAGGAGCAGCGAATCAA AAAGCTGCAGAAAACTGAGCGAGATAAGCAGAAACTGAAGTACCTGACAGGAGAATGGTTTTACGAGACCAAGTCAAGCAGACACCGAGACAAGACACATGGCTCTGACATCGTTAGAGCCTCCATGTCGCGCAGGAAACCTGTGACTATAA AGGAGCTCACACAGATCTGGCCGAGAACGTCTAGCTTTTTGAAAAGTGAAAGCAAGGACATTTTTATTCCACCCGAATTGTCTGGATTAATAGGCGAACCATCAACAACTGCACATGATAACAG GGACGATCACTACCAAGTTGCAGAATACAAAACTTCTGCACACCCTCAAGCAAAG CCTAGACCGAATCCTTTCAACAGCAGACCGGTAGGGTTAGAATCTCATGTAAAGACTGAGGGATATTTGCAAACTGGTGTACCTCAGATACCAGGGAATATGCAAAAGGTTCCTGCAAACCAACAGTCAACGGAGGAGTCACTGTTGGTATGGGCAAAACCGAAGCGTACATCACAGATCCCTGCTGAGG GTGGCAGTGAGGCGCCAAGTCCAGTAAGAacagcacaaaaacaaaccataagACCTCTTTCTATTTCCAAGAGTTTAGAGGACCTGGCAACCCTACCCTCAA AAGATgaaagatggaaaaatgaaCAAAGGAGTGGCATAATACACACGGTGGAGGAAG CTCCAGATTCACTCAGCATTGCTGTCCTGGATCCAGAGCAGAGTAAGAGGCTGAGTGTCTCAGTACCTGCTTTCACGCACGAGCAG GATAACAGCAAAGAAAGTGACTGTCTCTCAGTAAACAGTTTCTATTCTGAAAGGCAGAGGAAAAGCAGCACAAATACTAACGCAAGTGCTTCCTCTGGTCTCGCCTCCATGTCTCCT GTCAGTGGCAGTGtcacaaacatttacagcacAGACTTCGGACATGTGGAAGTTAAGGGAACCATCCAGTTTGCCATTAACTATGTGAATAAACTGGGAGAGCTCCACATATTTATAGTCCAGTGCAGAGATTTGGCTGCGGCAGAACCTAAGAGGAACCGTTCTGACCC GTATGTTAAATGCTATCTTTTACCTGACAAAGCAAAGCTGGGGAAGAGGAAAACCTCTGTGAAGAAGAAGACTCTTAATCCTACTTATAACGAAATCTTACGG TATAAGATACCACTTGAGAGCTTAAAGGTCCACACATTAAACATCTCTGTGTGGCATAATGACATGTTTGGGAGGAACAGTTTTCTTGGGGAGGTCAATGTGGATTTGTCTGAGTgggacaataacacacacatgatggACCGCACCCTCAAAGGAAGG ACTGTAACACCATTCAGTCCAAAGCACGTTAACCTCGACATGGATGTGTGTGGAGATATGAGGATATCTTTGCGTTTCCTTCTGAAGACATCTGAAG GTGACAAGACACCACGGACGGGTGAGATTCAAGTCTGGGTAAAGGAATGTACGAAACTACAATCCGTAAGAAGGAGTATGGATCCGTTTGTGAAATG CTCAATTCTTCCAGTCAGCCATgagaaaaaaaggcagaaaactCGGGTTGTAAAGAGGACGGCAAACCCTGTTTTCAACCACACCATGGTCTATGAAGGCCTTAGACCAGAAGACCTGAGAGAAACATGTGTTGAACTCACAGTGTGGGATCATGATCGGCTCAGTAATCACTTCATAGGAGGCACAAGGCTTAACCTTGGAACAG GTAAAAGTCACAACACTGACGTAAAATGGATGGATTCTAACGCTGCTGAATCTGCATTGTGGAGAAGAATGATTGAATCAACGAATGAATGGGTTGAAGAAACCTTGCCTTTAAGGATGCTCATCATGGCAAGATAG
- the sytl2a gene encoding synaptotagmin-like protein 2 isoform X3, producing MDLSYLTEEEQEMILSVLKRDAELKHKEEQRIKKLQKTERDKQKLKYLTGEWFYETKSSRHRDKTHGSDIVRASMSRRKPVTIKELTQIWPRTSSFLKSESKDIFIPPELSGLIGEPSTTAHDNRDDHYQVAEYKTSAHPQAKPRPNPFNSRPVGLESHVKTEGYLQTGVPQIPGNMQKVPANQQSTEESLLVWAKPKRTSQIPAEDHHEDLAEPRSSQVSQPSASLIHQGGSEAPSPVRTAQKQTIRPLSISKSLEDLATLPSKDERWKNEQRSGIIHTVEEAPDSLSIAVLDPEQSKRLSVSVPAFTHEQDNSKESDCLSVNSFYSERQRKSSTNTNASASSGLASMSPVSGSVTNIYSTDFGHVEVKGTIQFAINYVNKLGELHIFIVQCRDLAAAEPKRNRSDPYVKCYLLPDKAKLGKRKTSVKKKTLNPTYNEILRYKIPLESLKVHTLNISVWHNDMFGRNSFLGEVNVDLSEWDNNTHMMDRTLKGRTVTPFSPKHVNLDMDVCGDMRISLRFLLKTSEGDKTPRTGEIQVWVKECTKLQSVRRSMDPFVKCSILPVSHEKKRQKTRVVKRTANPVFNHTMVYEGLRPEDLRETCVELTVWDHDRLSNHFIGGTRLNLGTGKSHNTDVKWMDSNAAESALWRRMIESTNEWVEETLPLRMLIMAR from the exons ATGGATTTGAGCTACTTGACTGAGGAGGAGCAGGAGATGATCCTGTCCGTTCTGAAGAGAGATGCTGAGCTGAAACATAAAGAGGAGCAGCGAATCAA AAAGCTGCAGAAAACTGAGCGAGATAAGCAGAAACTGAAGTACCTGACAGGAGAATGGTTTTACGAGACCAAGTCAAGCAGACACCGAGACAAGACACATGGCTCTGACATCGTTAGAGCCTCCATGTCGCGCAGGAAACCTGTGACTATAA AGGAGCTCACACAGATCTGGCCGAGAACGTCTAGCTTTTTGAAAAGTGAAAGCAAGGACATTTTTATTCCACCCGAATTGTCTGGATTAATAGGCGAACCATCAACAACTGCACATGATAACAG GGACGATCACTACCAAGTTGCAGAATACAAAACTTCTGCACACCCTCAAGCAAAG CCTAGACCGAATCCTTTCAACAGCAGACCGGTAGGGTTAGAATCTCATGTAAAGACTGAGGGATATTTGCAAACTGGTGTACCTCAGATACCAGGGAATATGCAAAAGGTTCCTGCAAACCAACAGTCAACGGAGGAGTCACTGTTGGTATGGGCAAAACCGAAGCGTACATCACAGATCCCTGCTGAGG ATCATCATGAGGATCTTGCTGAACCTCGTTCCTCTCAGGTGTCTCAGCCCTCTGCCTCTCTTATACATCAAG GTGGCAGTGAGGCGCCAAGTCCAGTAAGAacagcacaaaaacaaaccataagACCTCTTTCTATTTCCAAGAGTTTAGAGGACCTGGCAACCCTACCCTCAA AAGATgaaagatggaaaaatgaaCAAAGGAGTGGCATAATACACACGGTGGAGGAAG CTCCAGATTCACTCAGCATTGCTGTCCTGGATCCAGAGCAGAGTAAGAGGCTGAGTGTCTCAGTACCTGCTTTCACGCACGAGCAG GATAACAGCAAAGAAAGTGACTGTCTCTCAGTAAACAGTTTCTATTCTGAAAGGCAGAGGAAAAGCAGCACAAATACTAACGCAAGTGCTTCCTCTGGTCTCGCCTCCATGTCTCCT GTCAGTGGCAGTGtcacaaacatttacagcacAGACTTCGGACATGTGGAAGTTAAGGGAACCATCCAGTTTGCCATTAACTATGTGAATAAACTGGGAGAGCTCCACATATTTATAGTCCAGTGCAGAGATTTGGCTGCGGCAGAACCTAAGAGGAACCGTTCTGACCC GTATGTTAAATGCTATCTTTTACCTGACAAAGCAAAGCTGGGGAAGAGGAAAACCTCTGTGAAGAAGAAGACTCTTAATCCTACTTATAACGAAATCTTACGG TATAAGATACCACTTGAGAGCTTAAAGGTCCACACATTAAACATCTCTGTGTGGCATAATGACATGTTTGGGAGGAACAGTTTTCTTGGGGAGGTCAATGTGGATTTGTCTGAGTgggacaataacacacacatgatggACCGCACCCTCAAAGGAAGG ACTGTAACACCATTCAGTCCAAAGCACGTTAACCTCGACATGGATGTGTGTGGAGATATGAGGATATCTTTGCGTTTCCTTCTGAAGACATCTGAAG GTGACAAGACACCACGGACGGGTGAGATTCAAGTCTGGGTAAAGGAATGTACGAAACTACAATCCGTAAGAAGGAGTATGGATCCGTTTGTGAAATG CTCAATTCTTCCAGTCAGCCATgagaaaaaaaggcagaaaactCGGGTTGTAAAGAGGACGGCAAACCCTGTTTTCAACCACACCATGGTCTATGAAGGCCTTAGACCAGAAGACCTGAGAGAAACATGTGTTGAACTCACAGTGTGGGATCATGATCGGCTCAGTAATCACTTCATAGGAGGCACAAGGCTTAACCTTGGAACAG GTAAAAGTCACAACACTGACGTAAAATGGATGGATTCTAACGCTGCTGAATCTGCATTGTGGAGAAGAATGATTGAATCAACGAATGAATGGGTTGAAGAAACCTTGCCTTTAAGGATGCTCATCATGGCAAGATAG
- the sytl2a gene encoding synaptotagmin-like protein 5 isoform X1: MVSRHSGKINKWPGFQEEQNRGPDGHVTPYTENTSRIQSEIKAKLSTMLRMGLPGCPLDDKQDNINVSCSARNSGLNFTTEEFEENSFLSMMERERERIYQGEVSQNRLSRLLSFWESGSKGPDVLDCKKIETSDDKVAGQKLPKVVFNLSPSKAEKSKYTNICDSSFDTGQLPTKQIGDVPVYKLKESYSPVLSVRKSITEQDTINDPKTCWEREKSIPKIIISTPDCRPKCYSQERFKISTSPNLVEIPETSISSINRELGEIKASSKGKLKESSKGDLVNSPVDDTDRTPYNRSPFRTRMLGSGKSIKCNPVSHPIRNLTSVSKDHSDQSTGDPTTILEQSRILSTRHMTKVLSGDLQPVKESRQSGYPLRAFSLDISPTEKTPLKGLEHIPRGQHTRYPHELSSPGKDGILLAETPEQHLLSFAGNTSERIIEYQRTSPHSSPCFGRSEARGTVCIGNINSKQVNFLPVSQGQTSVQLITSPVKNQKTTNKRSVKGIEDAIPVVLTQQMQLDDLQHKTFLTRSELNCQHHSNVADSTHVSEVSHQPDQQEWAGVQMCKRSEHISNSLQSQAQSEVTLSSSRSTEACGSEAPSPVRTAQKQTIRPLSISKSLEDLATLPSKDERWKNEQRSGIIHTVEEAPDSLSIAVLDPEQSKRLSVSVPAFTHEQDNSKESDCLSVNSFYSERQRKSSTNTNASASSGLASMSPVSGSVTNIYSTDFGHVEVKGTIQFAINYVNKLGELHIFIVQCRDLAAAEPKRNRSDPYVKCYLLPDKAKLGKRKTSVKKKTLNPTYNEILRYKIPLESLKVHTLNISVWHNDMFGRNSFLGEVNVDLSEWDNNTHMMDRTLKGRTVTPFSPKHVNLDMDVCGDMRISLRFLLKTSEGDKTPRTGEIQVWVKECTKLQSVRRSMDPFVKCSILPVSHEKKRQKTRVVKRTANPVFNHTMVYEGLRPEDLRETCVELTVWDHDRLSNHFIGGTRLNLGTGKSHNTDVKWMDSNAAESALWRRMIESTNEWVEETLPLRMLIMAR; encoded by the exons ATGGTGTCCAGACACAgtggcaaaataaataaatggcctGGTTTTCAAGAGGAGCAGAACAGAGGTCCAGACGGTCATGTTACTCcatacacagaaaacacatctCGCATTCAgtcagaaataaaagcaaaactaTCAACCATGCTTAGGATGGGTCTGCCTGGTTGTCCACTCGATGACAAGCAAGACAACATAAATGTAAGCTGTTCTGCACGAAATTCTGGACTAAACTTTACAACAGAAGAATTTGAAGAAAATTCATTTCTTTCtatgatggaaagagagagagagcgaatatACCAGGGAGAAGTGTCACAAAATCGACTTTCCAGACTGTTGTCTTTTTGGGAGAGTGGGAGCAAAGGGCCAGATGTACTGGATTGTAAAAAAATTGAGACCAGTGATGACAAAGTAGCAGGTCAAAAATTACCAAAGGTAGTGTTTAACTTAAGCCCATCAAAAGCAGAGAAatctaaatatacaaatatttgtgATTCATCTTTTGACACTGGTCAGCTACCAACTAAACAAATAGGTGATGTTCCTGTATACAAACTAAAGGAAAGTTATTCTCCTGTTCTGTCGGTCAGAAAGTCTATAACTGAGCAGGATACCATCAATGATCCCAAGACATgctgggagagagaaaaaagtattCCTAAGATCATTATCAGCACTCCTGACTGTAGGCCAAAATGTTATTCTCAAGAACGTTTCAAAATTTCTACCAGCCCAAATCTAGTGGAAATTCCTGAGACAAGTATTTCCTCTATAAACAGAGAACTTGGCGAGATAAAGGCTTCATCAAAAGGAAAACTGAAGGAAAGTTCCAAAGGAGACCTAGTTAATAGTCCTGTAGATGACACAGATAGGACGCCTTACAACAGATCTCCATTTAGGACACGCATGTTAGGTTCAGGTAAAAGTATTAAGTGTAATCCAGTATCACACCCCATCAGAAATCTCACTTCAGTTTCAAAGGATCACAGTGACCAGTCAACGGGTGACCCGACGACAATCCTAGAGCAGTCCAGAATACTCAGTACAAGACACATGACTAAAGTGTTGTCTGGAGATTTACAGCCAGTCAAGGAGTCTAGACAGAGTGGGTACCCACTGAGAGCCTTTAGTTTAGATATCAGTCCAACTGAAAAGACACCCTTGAAAGGTTTGGAACACATACCCAGAGGACAGCACACCAGGTATCCACATGAACTGTCAAGTCCAGGGAAAGATGGCATATTGCTGGCTGAGACACCAGAGCAGCATCTCTTGTCTTTTGCAGGAAATACATCTGAGAGAATCATAGAGTACCAGCGTACATCTCCACACTCTTCACCATGTTTTGGAAGGTCAGAGGCTCGAGGAACTGTTTGCATAGGCAACATCAATAGTAAACAAGTCAATTTCTTGCCTGTTTCACAAGGTCAAACCTCTGTACAGCTGATAACATCACCTGTGAAAAATCAAAAGACCACCAATAAACGATCAGTTAAAGGTATCGAGGATGCGATTCCAGTTGTGCTCACACAACAAATGCAGCTGGATGACTTGCAGCACAAAACGTTTCTAACTAGGTCTGAACTGAACTGTCAGCATCACTCAAATGTAGCTGATTCCACACATGTATCTGAGGTTTCACACCAACCAGACCAGCAAGAATGGGCTGGAGTACAGATGTGCAAGAGATCTGAGCACATTTCAAACTCTCTACAATCCCAGGCTCAGTCAGAGGTCACCCTCTCCAGCAGCAGATCAACTGAAGCCT GTGGCAGTGAGGCGCCAAGTCCAGTAAGAacagcacaaaaacaaaccataagACCTCTTTCTATTTCCAAGAGTTTAGAGGACCTGGCAACCCTACCCTCAA AAGATgaaagatggaaaaatgaaCAAAGGAGTGGCATAATACACACGGTGGAGGAAG CTCCAGATTCACTCAGCATTGCTGTCCTGGATCCAGAGCAGAGTAAGAGGCTGAGTGTCTCAGTACCTGCTTTCACGCACGAGCAG GATAACAGCAAAGAAAGTGACTGTCTCTCAGTAAACAGTTTCTATTCTGAAAGGCAGAGGAAAAGCAGCACAAATACTAACGCAAGTGCTTCCTCTGGTCTCGCCTCCATGTCTCCT GTCAGTGGCAGTGtcacaaacatttacagcacAGACTTCGGACATGTGGAAGTTAAGGGAACCATCCAGTTTGCCATTAACTATGTGAATAAACTGGGAGAGCTCCACATATTTATAGTCCAGTGCAGAGATTTGGCTGCGGCAGAACCTAAGAGGAACCGTTCTGACCC GTATGTTAAATGCTATCTTTTACCTGACAAAGCAAAGCTGGGGAAGAGGAAAACCTCTGTGAAGAAGAAGACTCTTAATCCTACTTATAACGAAATCTTACGG TATAAGATACCACTTGAGAGCTTAAAGGTCCACACATTAAACATCTCTGTGTGGCATAATGACATGTTTGGGAGGAACAGTTTTCTTGGGGAGGTCAATGTGGATTTGTCTGAGTgggacaataacacacacatgatggACCGCACCCTCAAAGGAAGG ACTGTAACACCATTCAGTCCAAAGCACGTTAACCTCGACATGGATGTGTGTGGAGATATGAGGATATCTTTGCGTTTCCTTCTGAAGACATCTGAAG GTGACAAGACACCACGGACGGGTGAGATTCAAGTCTGGGTAAAGGAATGTACGAAACTACAATCCGTAAGAAGGAGTATGGATCCGTTTGTGAAATG CTCAATTCTTCCAGTCAGCCATgagaaaaaaaggcagaaaactCGGGTTGTAAAGAGGACGGCAAACCCTGTTTTCAACCACACCATGGTCTATGAAGGCCTTAGACCAGAAGACCTGAGAGAAACATGTGTTGAACTCACAGTGTGGGATCATGATCGGCTCAGTAATCACTTCATAGGAGGCACAAGGCTTAACCTTGGAACAG GTAAAAGTCACAACACTGACGTAAAATGGATGGATTCTAACGCTGCTGAATCTGCATTGTGGAGAAGAATGATTGAATCAACGAATGAATGGGTTGAAGAAACCTTGCCTTTAAGGATGCTCATCATGGCAAGATAG
- the sytl2a gene encoding synaptotagmin-like protein 5 isoform X2, whose translation MVSRHSGKINKWPGFQEEQNRGPDGHVTPYTENTSRIQSEIKAKLSTMLRMGLPGCPLDDKQDNINVSCSARNSGLNFTTEEFEENSFLSMMERERERIYQGEVSQNRLSRLLSFWESGSKGPDVLDCKKIETSDDKVAGQKLPKVVFNLSPSKAEKSKYTNICDSSFDTGQLPTKQIGDVPVYKLKESYSPVLSVRKSITEQDTINDPKTCWEREKSIPKIIISTPDCRPKCYSQERFKISTSPNLVEIPETSISSINRELGEIKASSKGKLKESSKGDLVNSPVDDTDRTPYNRSPFRTRMLGSGKSIKCNPVSHPIRNLTSVSKDHSDQSTGDPTTILEQSRILSTRHMTKVLSGDLQPVKESRQSGYPLRAFSLDISPTEKTPLKGLEHIPRGQHTRYPHELSSPGKDGILLAETPEQHLLSFAGNTSERIIEYQRTSPHSSPCFGRSEARGTVCIGNINSKQVNFLPVSQGQTSVQLITSPVKNQKTTNKRSVKGIEDAIPVVLTQQMQLDDLQHKTFLTRSELNCQHHSNVADSTHVSEVSHQPDQQEWAGVQMCKRSEHISNSLQSQAQSEVTLSSSRSTEACGSEAPSPVRTAQKQTIRPLSISKSLEDLATLPSNERWKNEQRSGIIHTVEEAPDSLSIAVLDPEQSKRLSVSVPAFTHEQDNSKESDCLSVNSFYSERQRKSSTNTNASASSGLASMSPVSGSVTNIYSTDFGHVEVKGTIQFAINYVNKLGELHIFIVQCRDLAAAEPKRNRSDPYVKCYLLPDKAKLGKRKTSVKKKTLNPTYNEILRYKIPLESLKVHTLNISVWHNDMFGRNSFLGEVNVDLSEWDNNTHMMDRTLKGRTVTPFSPKHVNLDMDVCGDMRISLRFLLKTSEGDKTPRTGEIQVWVKECTKLQSVRRSMDPFVKCSILPVSHEKKRQKTRVVKRTANPVFNHTMVYEGLRPEDLRETCVELTVWDHDRLSNHFIGGTRLNLGTGKSHNTDVKWMDSNAAESALWRRMIESTNEWVEETLPLRMLIMAR comes from the exons ATGGTGTCCAGACACAgtggcaaaataaataaatggcctGGTTTTCAAGAGGAGCAGAACAGAGGTCCAGACGGTCATGTTACTCcatacacagaaaacacatctCGCATTCAgtcagaaataaaagcaaaactaTCAACCATGCTTAGGATGGGTCTGCCTGGTTGTCCACTCGATGACAAGCAAGACAACATAAATGTAAGCTGTTCTGCACGAAATTCTGGACTAAACTTTACAACAGAAGAATTTGAAGAAAATTCATTTCTTTCtatgatggaaagagagagagagcgaatatACCAGGGAGAAGTGTCACAAAATCGACTTTCCAGACTGTTGTCTTTTTGGGAGAGTGGGAGCAAAGGGCCAGATGTACTGGATTGTAAAAAAATTGAGACCAGTGATGACAAAGTAGCAGGTCAAAAATTACCAAAGGTAGTGTTTAACTTAAGCCCATCAAAAGCAGAGAAatctaaatatacaaatatttgtgATTCATCTTTTGACACTGGTCAGCTACCAACTAAACAAATAGGTGATGTTCCTGTATACAAACTAAAGGAAAGTTATTCTCCTGTTCTGTCGGTCAGAAAGTCTATAACTGAGCAGGATACCATCAATGATCCCAAGACATgctgggagagagaaaaaagtattCCTAAGATCATTATCAGCACTCCTGACTGTAGGCCAAAATGTTATTCTCAAGAACGTTTCAAAATTTCTACCAGCCCAAATCTAGTGGAAATTCCTGAGACAAGTATTTCCTCTATAAACAGAGAACTTGGCGAGATAAAGGCTTCATCAAAAGGAAAACTGAAGGAAAGTTCCAAAGGAGACCTAGTTAATAGTCCTGTAGATGACACAGATAGGACGCCTTACAACAGATCTCCATTTAGGACACGCATGTTAGGTTCAGGTAAAAGTATTAAGTGTAATCCAGTATCACACCCCATCAGAAATCTCACTTCAGTTTCAAAGGATCACAGTGACCAGTCAACGGGTGACCCGACGACAATCCTAGAGCAGTCCAGAATACTCAGTACAAGACACATGACTAAAGTGTTGTCTGGAGATTTACAGCCAGTCAAGGAGTCTAGACAGAGTGGGTACCCACTGAGAGCCTTTAGTTTAGATATCAGTCCAACTGAAAAGACACCCTTGAAAGGTTTGGAACACATACCCAGAGGACAGCACACCAGGTATCCACATGAACTGTCAAGTCCAGGGAAAGATGGCATATTGCTGGCTGAGACACCAGAGCAGCATCTCTTGTCTTTTGCAGGAAATACATCTGAGAGAATCATAGAGTACCAGCGTACATCTCCACACTCTTCACCATGTTTTGGAAGGTCAGAGGCTCGAGGAACTGTTTGCATAGGCAACATCAATAGTAAACAAGTCAATTTCTTGCCTGTTTCACAAGGTCAAACCTCTGTACAGCTGATAACATCACCTGTGAAAAATCAAAAGACCACCAATAAACGATCAGTTAAAGGTATCGAGGATGCGATTCCAGTTGTGCTCACACAACAAATGCAGCTGGATGACTTGCAGCACAAAACGTTTCTAACTAGGTCTGAACTGAACTGTCAGCATCACTCAAATGTAGCTGATTCCACACATGTATCTGAGGTTTCACACCAACCAGACCAGCAAGAATGGGCTGGAGTACAGATGTGCAAGAGATCTGAGCACATTTCAAACTCTCTACAATCCCAGGCTCAGTCAGAGGTCACCCTCTCCAGCAGCAGATCAACTGAAGCCT GTGGCAGTGAGGCGCCAAGTCCAGTAAGAacagcacaaaaacaaaccataagACCTCTTTCTATTTCCAAGAGTTTAGAGGACCTGGCAACCCTACCCTCAA ATgaaagatggaaaaatgaaCAAAGGAGTGGCATAATACACACGGTGGAGGAAG CTCCAGATTCACTCAGCATTGCTGTCCTGGATCCAGAGCAGAGTAAGAGGCTGAGTGTCTCAGTACCTGCTTTCACGCACGAGCAG GATAACAGCAAAGAAAGTGACTGTCTCTCAGTAAACAGTTTCTATTCTGAAAGGCAGAGGAAAAGCAGCACAAATACTAACGCAAGTGCTTCCTCTGGTCTCGCCTCCATGTCTCCT GTCAGTGGCAGTGtcacaaacatttacagcacAGACTTCGGACATGTGGAAGTTAAGGGAACCATCCAGTTTGCCATTAACTATGTGAATAAACTGGGAGAGCTCCACATATTTATAGTCCAGTGCAGAGATTTGGCTGCGGCAGAACCTAAGAGGAACCGTTCTGACCC GTATGTTAAATGCTATCTTTTACCTGACAAAGCAAAGCTGGGGAAGAGGAAAACCTCTGTGAAGAAGAAGACTCTTAATCCTACTTATAACGAAATCTTACGG TATAAGATACCACTTGAGAGCTTAAAGGTCCACACATTAAACATCTCTGTGTGGCATAATGACATGTTTGGGAGGAACAGTTTTCTTGGGGAGGTCAATGTGGATTTGTCTGAGTgggacaataacacacacatgatggACCGCACCCTCAAAGGAAGG ACTGTAACACCATTCAGTCCAAAGCACGTTAACCTCGACATGGATGTGTGTGGAGATATGAGGATATCTTTGCGTTTCCTTCTGAAGACATCTGAAG GTGACAAGACACCACGGACGGGTGAGATTCAAGTCTGGGTAAAGGAATGTACGAAACTACAATCCGTAAGAAGGAGTATGGATCCGTTTGTGAAATG CTCAATTCTTCCAGTCAGCCATgagaaaaaaaggcagaaaactCGGGTTGTAAAGAGGACGGCAAACCCTGTTTTCAACCACACCATGGTCTATGAAGGCCTTAGACCAGAAGACCTGAGAGAAACATGTGTTGAACTCACAGTGTGGGATCATGATCGGCTCAGTAATCACTTCATAGGAGGCACAAGGCTTAACCTTGGAACAG GTAAAAGTCACAACACTGACGTAAAATGGATGGATTCTAACGCTGCTGAATCTGCATTGTGGAGAAGAATGATTGAATCAACGAATGAATGGGTTGAAGAAACCTTGCCTTTAAGGATGCTCATCATGGCAAGATAG